In Labrus mixtus chromosome 13, fLabMix1.1, whole genome shotgun sequence, a single genomic region encodes these proteins:
- the LOC132987516 gene encoding shugoshin 2-like: protein MGTSRPTVQNRGADGVYTSSFFKVSLKKNNKALAVALEMQKERSRQLEKDIMFLQKQVEALCFELAAKKYKHRKLLLILKNLHSNTRQHLDMVADLFSDGVRRISTQTLSLFVCYLEIDIKGTIVLERRTVLSQ from the exons ATGGGCACGAGCCGTCCGACGGTGCAAAACCGCGGCGCTgacggagtat ACACGTCTTCCTTCTTCAAGGTGTCtctgaagaagaacaacaagGCCCTGGCTGTTGCTCTGGAGATGCAGAAGGAGCGGAGCCGGCAGCTGGAGAAAGACATCATGTTCCTTCAGAAACAAGTGGAGGCTCTGTGCTTTGAGTTAGCCGCAAAGAAGTACAAGCACAGGAAACTG CTCCTCATCTTGAAAAACCTCCACAGCAACACTCGACAGCACCTGGACATGGTGGCTGACTTGTTCTCTGACGGTGTAAGACGTATTTCCACTcaaacactttctctttttgtgtgttacCTAGAGATAGACATTAAGGGCACAATTGTACTTGAAAGACGCACAGTATTATCTCAGTGA